A stretch of the Uranotaenia lowii strain MFRU-FL chromosome 3, ASM2978415v1, whole genome shotgun sequence genome encodes the following:
- the LOC129757984 gene encoding uncharacterized protein LOC129757984: MLYGETNSTSFWAPFLGQRKKLSVKCEIGKMPSEGTIDGIPCPKLPGISSTQLSSWSTERTAKTLVWTFQDGQLSSGKFGSETGMTTRRIVLLQTWITHTGECAASSHGGKKTPTENREWTATQTFASYWER, encoded by the exons ATGCTGTATG GTGAAACAAATAGTACTTCCTTTTGGGCGCCGTTCCTGGGGCAGCGGAAAAAGCTTTCGGTGAAGTGTGAGATCGGGAAGATGCCATCGGAAGGTACGATTGATGGAATTCCTTGTCCCAAACTGCCTGGTATTAGCTCAACCCAGCTCAGCTCCTGGTCAACGGAAAGAACAGCGAAAACTTTGGTG TGGACATTCCAAGACGGGCAACTTAGTTCCGGTAAATTTGGCTCGGAAACGGGTATGACCACACGCCGTATCGTACTGCTTCAAACCTGGATCACGCACACCGGAGAATGCGCCGCTTCCAGCCACGGTGGAAAAAAAACCCCGACAGAAAACCGAGAATGGACGGCAACTCAGACATTTGCGAGTTATTGGGAACGATGA